In one Arachis duranensis cultivar V14167 chromosome 9, aradu.V14167.gnm2.J7QH, whole genome shotgun sequence genomic region, the following are encoded:
- the LOC107465770 gene encoding histone H1 has translation MSTAAAQPKTKKTAASKKPPSHPTFAEMITDAISSLKERTGSSQYAITKFIEEKHRNLPPTFRKLLLHNLKKSVAAGKLVKVKNSFKLAPKAASPPAPVKAPAKASSAAAAKPKAAAASKPGPKPVSKPKAKPAAITKKAAAKPKAKSAPASAKPKRKPKANAPAKKVAAKPVKKMPVKKPKSVKSPAKKAAAKKTKK, from the exons ATGTCTACCGCCGCAGCACAGCCCAAGACTAAGAAAACGGCTGCGTCCAAGAAGCCTCCTTCTCACCCCACCTTCGCCGAG ATGATAACGGATGCGATTTCGAGTTTGAAAGAGAGAACTGGTTCAAGCCAATATGCGATAACGAAGTTCATCGAAGAGAAGCACAGGAATCTTCCACCAACCTTCCGGAAGCTTCTTCTCCACAACCTCAAGAAATCCGTCGCTGCTGGAAAGCTCGTGAAAGTGAAGAATTCATTCAAACTTGCGCCGAAAGCTGCTTCTCCTCCCGCTCCAGTGAAGGCTCCAGCGAAGGCTTCTTCTGCTGCCGCCGCCAAGCCTAAAGCCGCGGCGGCTTCCAAGCCTGGTCCTAAGCCTGTGTCCAAACCTAAAGCCAAACCAGCTGCCATTACGAAGAAGGCCGCTGCCAAACCTAAAGCCAAATCTGCTCCTGCTTCTGCAAAGCCGAAGCGGAAGCCAAAAGCGAATGCTCCGGCGAAGAAGGTTGCTGCCAAGCCGGTGAAGAAGATGCCAGTTAAAAAGCCGAAAAGCGTGAAGTCTCCAGCGAAGAAAGCAGCGGCGAAGAAGACTAAGAAGTGA